TTCTGCGTACTCACACCTCTCCGGTACAAATTCGTACGATGCTCAGCACCAAGCCACCTATCCGAATGATTGCACCGGGATCCGTATTCCGTCGTGATTATGACATCACGCATACACCGATGTTTCATCAGGTAGAGGGATTGGTTGTTGAAGAAGCGGGGAAAGTATCGTTTGCGAATCTCAAATTTATTTTGGAAGACTTTTTGAAAACGATGTTCGGAGATGTCAATGTCCGTTTCCGTCCAAGCTTTTTCCCGTTTACGGAACCTTCGGCTGAAGTGGATATCAGCTGTATTTTCTGCGGTGGAGACGGGTGCCGTGTGTGCTCAAAAACCGGCTGGCTTGAAGTACTCGGGTGCGGTATTGTCGATCCGAATGTCTTTAAAGCAGTCGGATATGAGAATGTCAGCGGATATGCGTTCGGTTTAGGGGTTGAGCGTTTTGCAATGCTGATCCACCGAATCGGTGATTTACGCTCTTTATTTGAGGGAGATACGAGATTATTGGAGCAGTTTAGATGATCGTTACAAAAAATTGGTTAAATGAATGGATCGATCTATCAGGTGTGAGTACGGAAACGTTACTCAAAACATTTAACGCTATCGGTCTCGAAGTCGATCGTCATGAGACGATCCGGGTTCCGGACGGAGTTGTTATCGGATATGTAGAACAATGTGAAAAACATCCCGATGCGGATAAACTGAATGTCACTCAGGTGAATGTCGGTAACGAAATGCGTCAGATCGTTTGCGGAGCATCCAATGTGCGTGCCGGTATTTATATCGCATTGGCAACGGTGGGTGCAGAACTTCCGGGTAACTTGAAAATCAAAGAAGCAAAACTCCGAGGCGTTGAATCGCACGGAATGATTTGTTCAGCTAAAGAGATCGGATTACCTTCTTTGGGTGAGGGGATCATGATCCTTGATTCAAGTATCGGTGAATTGGTCCTGGGGAAAAATTTGAATGAATACGGTTCATTCAATGACGAGCTAATCGAGATTGAACTTACGGCCAATCGCGGTGACTGTTTAAGTATACACGGTATCGCACGTGATCTGCGTGCAGCCCTTTCAAAGCCTCTTAGAGAAGTCAATCATAAAGAAAAACAAGACGGACGTTTAGGCATCGGACGTATTTTGCAGCTCCATCACAATGAAACTTTTGATACCGATCTTTTGTTCGGAGCGGTTGAGGTAAAAGA
This window of the Sulfuricurvum sp. genome carries:
- the pheS gene encoding phenylalanine--tRNA ligase subunit alpha, with the translated sequence MQEWYDAIKSADSIDKIEEIRIAVFGKKGVMNAEFARMKDIPDTEKGMFAKELNIHKEGLNALLVERKLVLSMEHLKETMKAEAIDVSLYSTTTERGSLHPVMETMDRIVDYFIAMNFSVQTGPMVEDDFHNFEALNLPKYHPARDMQDTFYFKDAKLLRTHTSPVQIRTMLSTKPPIRMIAPGSVFRRDYDITHTPMFHQVEGLVVEEAGKVSFANLKFILEDFLKTMFGDVNVRFRPSFFPFTEPSAEVDISCIFCGGDGCRVCSKTGWLEVLGCGIVDPNVFKAVGYENVSGYAFGLGVERFAMLIHRIGDLRSLFEGDTRLLEQFR